One stretch of bacterium DNA includes these proteins:
- the purH gene encoding bifunctional phosphoribosylaminoimidazolecarboxamide formyltransferase/IMP cyclohydrolase — translation MNRISRALISVSDKTGVVEFSKALQKRGVEIISTGGTAKALRDAGVPVIDVADYTGSPEILDGRLKTLHPKIHGGLLGRRSDPKHADEMRRNDIGPIDLVAVNLYPFEATIAKPGCRFEDAIENIDIGGPTMLRSAAKNHEDVAVVVDSADYAGLIEEMDRNRGALTKETRFRLAKKVFAATARYDSAIISYLSSMDDDGKKLDMPANVGFTFELVQSLRYGENPHQKAAFYRDPAGISEPAIVNARQLQGKELSYNNIMDADAVLGMVKDLANSKYAAVIVKHANPCGAAVSDKSLAEAYENAFGCDPLSSFGGIIGLNKPMDAATATKIGETFFEVIVAPSFDKPSLEILSKKKNLRLLELPGLGEPFTPSGWNTRKVVGGLLVQDRDTSRESVREGKVVTRRAPTEAEWRDLEFAWRIAKHVKSNAIVYAKGGRAIGIGAGQMSRVDSAKVAVMKAADAKLDLSGSVIASDAFFPFRDGVDAAAGAGATAVVQPGGSVRDEEAIAAADEHDMAMVFTGVRHFRH, via the coding sequence ATGAACAGGATTTCAAGGGCTCTGATCAGCGTGTCCGACAAGACCGGGGTGGTCGAATTCTCAAAGGCCCTGCAAAAGAGGGGGGTGGAGATCATCTCCACCGGCGGCACGGCGAAGGCGCTGCGCGACGCCGGGGTCCCCGTGATCGACGTCGCCGATTACACCGGCTCGCCCGAGATACTGGACGGCAGGCTCAAGACCCTTCACCCGAAGATACACGGCGGCCTTCTGGGCCGAAGGTCTGATCCCAAACACGCCGATGAGATGAGGCGCAACGACATCGGCCCGATCGACCTGGTCGCGGTCAACCTCTACCCGTTCGAGGCCACGATCGCGAAACCGGGCTGCAGATTCGAAGACGCGATCGAGAACATAGACATCGGCGGCCCCACGATGCTGCGCTCGGCCGCGAAGAACCACGAGGACGTTGCGGTCGTGGTGGACAGCGCGGACTACGCCGGTCTGATCGAGGAGATGGACCGGAACAGAGGCGCCCTCACGAAAGAGACCAGGTTCCGCCTCGCCAAGAAGGTCTTCGCCGCCACTGCCCGCTACGACTCTGCGATCATATCGTATCTCAGCTCGATGGACGACGACGGCAAGAAGCTCGATATGCCTGCGAACGTGGGGTTCACCTTCGAGCTCGTTCAATCCCTGCGCTATGGCGAGAACCCGCACCAGAAGGCGGCGTTCTACCGCGATCCGGCAGGCATATCCGAGCCTGCGATCGTGAACGCGCGCCAGCTCCAGGGCAAGGAGCTCTCGTACAACAACATCATGGACGCGGACGCGGTGCTGGGGATGGTGAAGGACCTCGCGAACAGCAAGTACGCCGCGGTGATCGTGAAGCACGCGAACCCCTGCGGCGCGGCGGTCTCGGACAAGTCGCTCGCAGAGGCATATGAGAATGCCTTCGGGTGCGACCCCCTATCATCCTTCGGAGGGATAATCGGCCTCAACAAACCGATGGACGCGGCCACCGCGACAAAGATCGGCGAGACCTTCTTCGAGGTGATAGTGGCGCCCTCCTTTGATAAGCCCTCGCTGGAGATCCTCTCCAAGAAGAAGAACCTGAGGCTGCTCGAACTCCCGGGGCTGGGCGAGCCGTTCACGCCGTCGGGATGGAACACGCGCAAGGTCGTGGGCGGGCTGCTCGTCCAGGATCGCGACACGAGCCGCGAGTCCGTGCGCGAGGGCAAGGTGGTCACCAGGCGCGCCCCCACCGAGGCGGAGTGGCGCGACCTCGAGTTCGCGTGGCGCATAGCCAAACACGTCAAATCGAACGCCATCGTCTACGCGAAGGGCGGCCGCGCGATCGGCATCGGCGCAGGCCAGATGAGCCGGGTCGACTCGGCCAAGGTCGCGGTGATGAAGGCCGCCGACGCGAAGCTCGACCTTTCGGGCTCGGTCATCGCATCTGACGCGTTCTTCCCGTTCCGCGACGGCGTGGACGCTGCCGCAGGGGCGGGCGCGACTGCGGTGGTCCAGCCCGGCGGCTCTGTCCGCGACGAAGAGGCGATCGCTGCGGCGGATGAACACGATATGGCGATGGTATTCACAGGGGTGAGGCACTTCAGGCACTGA
- a CDS encoding MlaD family protein, translating to MIKFTTEFKVGAFAAAILVLLAWATFRVGDRTSVHGGGYLLKTEFENATGLKLKAPVELAGVQVGVVKDIELVGSRKALVTLALSDEVRLSEDSTAVLRTRGFLGETYVEVIPGTPDLPILKEEGMIPYSFRTGDMNSLVNQFNEIAADIKHVTGSLKTMVGEDESAPINRIVNNLDQFTETIKTLALQNSENVNRISENLAELSEHLTEVMSQGKADVEESMQRIASITRKIDEGKGTVGRLINDDETVDKLNEAADNLNQTLGGFKRFETEIGYHLEYLTQTEDFKNYVDFTIRPSPDSAFMLGLVSDPNPNPTHVTRTTDVTVGNNTTTVTTDTSTINRNALRVSAQLAKKFYDFQVRGGIIESTGGVGIDYEKGPVGLHASAYDFQTRYGERPTLKLSGDIDITDNFYLIGGANDVIAPTNRPDWFFGAGFRFVDEHLKRVAPLGASMVK from the coding sequence GTGATAAAGTTCACCACCGAGTTCAAGGTCGGGGCGTTCGCAGCGGCGATCCTCGTGTTGCTCGCGTGGGCGACCTTCCGCGTGGGTGACAGGACCTCCGTGCACGGCGGCGGCTATCTCCTCAAGACAGAGTTCGAGAATGCGACCGGCCTCAAACTCAAGGCCCCGGTCGAACTCGCCGGCGTGCAGGTCGGCGTGGTCAAGGACATAGAGCTCGTGGGTTCGAGAAAGGCGCTGGTCACGCTGGCGCTCTCGGACGAGGTGAGGCTCTCCGAGGACAGCACGGCGGTGCTGCGCACCAGGGGTTTTCTTGGAGAGACCTACGTCGAGGTGATCCCGGGCACTCCGGATCTGCCGATCCTGAAAGAGGAGGGCATGATACCGTACTCCTTCCGCACCGGAGACATGAACTCGCTGGTCAATCAGTTCAACGAGATCGCGGCGGACATCAAACATGTCACCGGCTCGCTCAAGACCATGGTGGGCGAAGACGAGAGCGCGCCCATCAACAGGATAGTGAACAACCTCGACCAGTTCACCGAGACGATCAAGACCCTCGCGCTCCAGAACTCGGAGAACGTCAACCGCATAAGCGAGAACCTGGCCGAGCTCTCGGAGCACCTCACGGAGGTGATGTCCCAGGGCAAGGCGGACGTGGAGGAGTCGATGCAGCGCATCGCCTCGATCACGCGCAAGATCGACGAGGGCAAGGGCACGGTGGGCCGCCTCATCAACGACGACGAGACCGTGGACAAGCTCAACGAGGCGGCGGACAATCTCAACCAGACGCTCGGCGGGTTCAAGCGGTTCGAGACCGAGATCGGCTATCACCTCGAGTACCTGACCCAGACCGAGGATTTCAAGAACTACGTCGACTTCACCATAAGGCCGTCGCCTGACTCCGCGTTCATGCTGGGCCTGGTCTCCGACCCGAACCCGAACCCGACCCACGTGACCCGCACCACCGACGTCACGGTCGGCAACAACACGACGACGGTCACCACCGACACATCCACGATCAACCGCAACGCCCTCCGGGTCTCGGCCCAGCTGGCGAAGAAGTTCTACGACTTCCAGGTCAGGGGCGGAATCATAGAATCCACCGGCGGCGTGGGCATAGACTACGAGAAGGGGCCTGTGGGGCTCCACGCCTCCGCGTACGACTTCCAGACTCGCTATGGCGAGAGGCCGACGCTCAAGCTGTCGGGCGACATCGATATCACGGACAACTTCTACCTGATCGGAGGCGCGAACGACGTCATAGCGCCCACCAACAGGCCTGACTGGTTCTTCGGCGCGGGCTTCCGCTTCGTGGACGAACACTTGAAGCGCGTGGCCCCGCTGGGCGCCAGCATGGTGAAATAA